One Pelodiscus sinensis isolate JC-2024 unplaced genomic scaffold, ASM4963464v1 ctg34, whole genome shotgun sequence DNA segment encodes these proteins:
- the SLC1A5 gene encoding neutral amino acid transporter B(0), which yields MATCRDRVRPPAGGEKGASNGELGPPAARHGALLPPPGPGSRGARVRGCLRANLLVLLTVAGVLAGVAAGLGVRQVPGGLSRAGVLAFAFPGELLLRLLKMIILPLVVCSLVAGAASLDPAALGRLGGWALLFFLLTTLLSSALGVSLAFIIRPGDGAAPPSLADGDGEVLEPKEVADSFLDLIRNIFPSNLVSATFRSYATRYRELKRKNITNESGVINETLTEKVPWGDEVEGMNILGLVVFAIVFGIALRKLGPEGENLIKFFNSFNEATMVLVSWIMWYAPLGIMFLVAGKIVEMEDVVVLFTSLGKYICCCILGHFIHGFIFLPAIYFVFTRRNPYRFLWGIFTALATAFGTSSSSATLPLMMKCVEENNGVSKHISRFILPIGATVNMDGAALFQCVAAVFIAQLNNIPLNFIQVITILVTATASSVGAAGIPAGGVLTLAIILEAVGLPTNDISLILAVDWLVDRTCTVLNVEGDAFGAGLLQVYTEKTMGKADGEELMEIKTDAPGPGKAVGEEEGSPLIKRDSPLPAVGSFEKESVM from the exons ATGGCCACGTGTCGGGACCGAGTCCGGCCGCCCGCCGGCGGGGAGAAGGGCGCCTCCAACGGGGAGCTGGGCCCGCCGGCCGCCCGCCAcggggccctgctcccgccgCCCGGGCCCGGCTCCCGGGGCGCCCGCGTGCGCGGCTGCCTGCGCGCCAACCTGCTGGTGCTGCTGACCGTGGCGGGGGTGCTGGCCGGCGTGGCCGCGGGgctgggcgtgcggcaggtgccggGCGGGCTGAGCCGGGCCGGGGTGCTGGCCTTCGCCTTCCCCGGCGAGCTGCTGCTGCGCCTGCTGAAGATGATCATCCTGCCGCTGGTGGTCTGCAGCCTGGTGGCCGGCGCCGCCAGCCTGGACCCCGCCGCGCTGGGCCGCCTGGGCGGCTGGGCCCTGCTCTTCTTCCTGCTCACCACGCTGCTCTCCTCGGCCCTGGGCGTCAGCCTGGCCTTCATCATCCGGCCCGGCGACGGGGCCGCGCCGCCCAGCCTGGCCGACGGCGACGGGGAAGTGCTGGAGCCCAAGGAGGTGGCGGACTCCTTCCTGGATCTCATCCG GAACATCTTCCCTTCCAACCTGGTGTCTGCGACATTCCGCTCA TACGCCACGCGCTACAGGGAGCTGAAGAGGAAGAACATCACCAATGAGTCAGGAGTCATCAATGAAACCCTCACAGAGAAG GTTCCCTGGGGAGATGAGGTGGAAGGGATGAACATCCTGGGGTTGGTGGTTTTTGCCATCGTCTTTGGTATCGCTCTGCGGAAACTCGGGCCCGAGGGGGAGAACCTGATAAAGTTCTTCAACTCCTTCAACGAAGCCACCATGGTGCTGGTCTCCTGGATCATGTG GTACGCTCCCCTTGGTATCATGTTCCTGGTGGCTGGCAAGATCGTGGAGATGGAGGATGTGGTGGTTCTCTTCACCAGCCTGGGCAAGTACATCTGTTGCTGTATCTTGGGGCATTTCATCCACGGATTCATCTTCCTCCCGGCTATCTACTTCGTCTTCACCCGCAGGAACCCCTACAggttcctctggggcatcttcaCAGCGCTGGCCACTGCCTTCGGCACCTCTTCCAG CTCCGCCACGTTGCCTCTGATGATGAAATGCGTCGAGGAGAACAACGGCGTCTCCAAGCACATCAGCCGCTTCATCCTACCCATCGGGGCCACGGTCAACATGGACGGGGCCGCCCTCTTCCAGTGCGTGGCGGCTGTCTTCATCGCCCAGCTGAACAACATCCCGCTCAACTTCATCCAGGTCATCACCATCCT tgTCACCGCGACCGCCTCCAGCGTGGGAGCTGCGGGGATCCCGGCCGGCGGCGTCCTCACTCTCGCCATCATCCTGGAAGCTGTTGGGCTGCCGACCAATGACATCTCCCTCATCCTGGCTGTGGATTGGCTTGT AGACCGCACCTGCACCGTCCTCAACGTGGAAGGAGACGCCTTCGGAGCCGGCCTCCTGCAGGTGTACACGGAGAAGACGATGGGGAAGGCTGATGGTGAGGAGCTGATGGAGATCAAGACAGACGCCCCGGGCCCTGGCAAGGCCGTGGGCGAGGAGGAGGGGTCCCCACTGATCAAGAGAGACAGCCCCCTGCCAGCTGTTGGCTCCTTCGAGAAGGAGTCTGTGATGTGA